A stretch of the Tachysurus fulvidraco isolate hzauxx_2018 chromosome 18, HZAU_PFXX_2.0, whole genome shotgun sequence genome encodes the following:
- the commd1 gene encoding COMM domain-containing protein 1: MADAEAVKALSGLLNGIAQRVYYGNSEMTEELLKDELYPDVPHEEFRALYDKMRGLLKSVAVADMDQTQLEAFLTAQTRKHGGGGTSTEQAAALARFWKGHRARVRESLLAQSRWEPALRGLSWRVDLQTSTSRGQTSNSPVALVELELGRNGQDLELVCLEFDEVRINQVLKKMAEIQESIDSIVHHS, from the exons ATGGCGGACGCCGAGGCTGTGAAAGCGCTGAGCGGTTTGTTAAACGGAATCGCGCAACGAGTTTATTACGGGAACTCGGAGATGACTGAGGAGCTGCTGAAGGATGAGCTCTATCCTGATGTCCCTCATGAGGAGTTCCGGGCGCTGTACGACAAGATGAGGGGTTTGTTAAAG TCTGTGGCCGTAGCAGATATGGACCAGACCCAGCTGGAGGCGTTTCTGACCGCACAGACACGTAAGCACGGAGGAGGCGGTACGTCCACCGAGCAGGCGGCAGCTCTGGCACGTTTCTGGAAAGGACACCGAGCCCGGGTGCGAGAGAGCCTGCTGGCACAGAGCCGCTGGGAGCCTGCGCTGAGGGGTTTGAGCTGGAGGGTGGACCTGCAGACCTCTACCAGTAGGGGGCAGACATCCAACAGCCCCGTAGCTCTGGTAGAGCTCGAGCTCGGGAGAAACGGCCAG gACTTGGAGTTGGTGTGCTTGGAGTTTGATGAAGTGAGGATTAACCAGGTTCTAAAGAAGATGGCAGAAATTCAAGAAAGCATCGACAGCATTGTGCATCACAGctag